One Desulfatiglans anilini DSM 4660 DNA window includes the following coding sequences:
- a CDS encoding response regulator transcription factor has translation MKVLLVDDNRLMLEGLHNLLDAHTIEVAGVAHDGLDAVKMARELEPDVILMDIRMPRCDGLTATRLIKAENPAAKIVILTTSTEDDDLFEAIKSGACGYLLKSIDTDALVQALHEARQGTPPFSPGLAVKLLEEFKRVSNPTNEPLSSKSSAEKNEAPSWGRLNARQMQVLRLISEGLSYKEVGARLFLSERTIKYHMGEIMHRLHLENRAQVLAFAGRMGLTSYKPTE, from the coding sequence ATGAAAGTACTGCTGGTTGATGACAACCGGTTGATGCTGGAAGGTCTGCACAACCTGCTCGATGCCCACACGATCGAAGTGGCCGGTGTTGCCCATGACGGCCTGGATGCCGTCAAAATGGCGCGGGAGCTTGAACCCGACGTGATTTTGATGGATATCCGCATGCCCCGCTGTGACGGCCTGACCGCCACCCGCCTGATCAAGGCGGAAAACCCCGCGGCAAAGATCGTCATACTGACCACTTCCACCGAGGACGACGACCTGTTTGAGGCGATTAAATCAGGCGCCTGCGGCTACCTGCTCAAGAGCATTGACACGGATGCGCTGGTGCAGGCCCTCCATGAAGCCCGGCAGGGGACGCCTCCCTTTTCTCCCGGACTGGCCGTCAAGCTTCTGGAGGAGTTCAAGCGTGTCAGCAATCCCACCAATGAACCCCTTTCCTCAAAAAGTTCAGCGGAAAAGAACGAAGCTCCATCCTGGGGCAGATTAAACGCCCGGCAAATGCAAGTGCTGAGGCTCATCTCAGAGGGGCTCTCCTACAAAGAAGTCGGGGCACGATTGTTTTTGAGCGAACGTACGATCAAATACCACATGGGAGAGATCATGCACCGGCTGCACCTGGAAAACCGTGCGCAGGTTCTGGCCTTTGCCGGGCGCATGGGATTGACGTCCTACAAACCCACCGAATAA
- a CDS encoding sensor histidine kinase, with translation MIGTYSYRPDIWPAVTTLVLVVYLGVYSWRRREIPAARPFTVACFLGALWAFGTILELSAVDFSSKVFWVKFQAVWQLPVAATIICFVLQYAGLGRWLTRRNYILLFLFPLLCVLMMVTNNLHHLIWTEFRLNGYVTVSPGEVFWIFVSYGILIVLFNVAVLVWLAIRSPGHRWPVAIMLAGQMIGRLAYTLDKLDSSSLIGPGESVFFVVGVASVAYALAFLRFHAIDPVAAARNAVLHQMDEGLFVLDLDGRIVDVNPMAAAILGTPERTLRGKPLTEVMPVDPGFLKQPENEEGGSTEIIVGKDASARHYHLNLTNLKGRQGEVIGQLLLLRDVTGQKRAQANLLDQQRVVATLQERDHLARELHDGIGQILGYVSMQVQTARKWLRDGNQEKAESLLGRIAEVSKDAHAEVRESILSLRIGPDQNWSLIPALKKYIDRFQANYGIRTELSISDRMGDTTFLPAAEVQVFRVIQEAMTNCRKHSGAHSLKVDIALAGSRALVTISDDGQGFDAGQFEQGQSGHFGLGFMRERMEQIGGSLTIDSIPGSGTMLKLDVPIRKQPEDSL, from the coding sequence ATGATTGGCACCTATTCTTACCGTCCGGATATCTGGCCGGCAGTGACGACACTCGTCCTGGTGGTTTATCTCGGCGTGTACAGTTGGCGCCGCCGTGAGATACCTGCCGCCAGGCCGTTTACCGTGGCATGCTTTCTAGGTGCCCTTTGGGCTTTTGGGACAATCCTGGAACTCTCAGCAGTGGATTTTTCGTCGAAGGTTTTCTGGGTAAAGTTCCAGGCAGTCTGGCAACTTCCGGTTGCAGCTACGATCATCTGTTTTGTTCTGCAATATGCGGGCCTTGGACGATGGTTAACTCGTCGCAATTATATTCTTCTATTCTTGTTTCCTTTGCTGTGTGTCCTGATGATGGTGACCAACAATCTCCACCACCTCATTTGGACCGAATTCAGGTTGAACGGCTATGTCACTGTGTCCCCCGGCGAAGTTTTCTGGATTTTTGTCAGTTACGGCATTCTTATCGTTCTCTTTAATGTTGCGGTTCTTGTCTGGCTGGCCATTCGTTCACCCGGGCACCGTTGGCCGGTGGCAATCATGCTCGCGGGCCAAATGATAGGACGCCTCGCATATACATTGGACAAGCTTGATTCTTCTAGTCTGATCGGGCCGGGAGAGTCGGTGTTTTTCGTGGTGGGGGTGGCGTCGGTGGCGTATGCTCTGGCCTTTCTGAGGTTCCACGCAATCGATCCGGTTGCAGCGGCGCGGAACGCCGTTCTTCACCAGATGGACGAAGGGTTGTTCGTGCTCGATCTGGACGGACGTATCGTGGACGTGAACCCCATGGCCGCAGCGATATTGGGAACCCCTGAGCGCACTCTGCGGGGAAAGCCCCTCACAGAGGTCATGCCGGTCGATCCGGGGTTTTTGAAACAGCCGGAAAATGAGGAAGGAGGCTCGACAGAAATAATCGTGGGAAAGGATGCATCTGCGCGGCACTACCACCTGAATCTGACAAATTTGAAAGGGCGACAGGGAGAGGTCATTGGCCAGTTGCTCTTGTTACGCGATGTGACCGGGCAGAAGCGAGCGCAAGCCAATCTCCTGGACCAGCAAAGAGTCGTCGCCACACTGCAAGAGCGCGATCATCTGGCCCGCGAGCTCCATGACGGGATCGGTCAGATCCTTGGCTATGTGAGCATGCAGGTACAAACCGCTCGCAAATGGCTCCGTGACGGCAACCAGGAAAAAGCCGAGTCTCTCCTGGGACGGATTGCGGAAGTATCCAAGGATGCACATGCCGAAGTGCGGGAATCAATCCTGAGCCTGCGGATCGGCCCCGACCAGAACTGGTCTTTGATTCCTGCTCTCAAAAAATACATCGACAGATTCCAGGCCAACTACGGCATTCGAACCGAGCTCTCGATTTCCGACAGGATGGGAGACACGACCTTCCTTCCCGCAGCAGAAGTTCAAGTATTCCGCGTGATCCAGGAAGCCATGACCAACTGCCGCAAGCACAGCGGTGCCCATAGTTTGAAAGTGGACATCGCGTTGGCCGGAAGCAGGGCACTCGTCACCATAAGCGACGATGGACAGGGATTCGATGCCGGCCAGTTTGAACAGGGACAGAGCGGTCATTTTGGCCTGGGATTCATGCGGGAGAGAATGGAGCAGATCGGCGGTTCTCTGACGATTGACTCGATCCCTGGAAGCGGCACCATGCTGAAATTGGATGTGCCGATCCGGAAACAACCGGAGGACTCCCTATGA